From Kineosporia succinea, the proteins below share one genomic window:
- a CDS encoding GH12 family glycosyl hydrolase domain-containing protein — MKARIALAASALVAAVVGGGIALSAPASAVNTTLCDQYASTKVQGGEYIVQNNVWGTSARQCIDVTDDGFTITQQDGVNSGGAPTAYPSLVWGCHYNNCTNGFEPIRADTTAFDGLGSKSSLKYVSGGVWNASYDIWFDPTARKDGQNTGAELMVWANHNGGASPVGSKVGTVTTAGGTWDVWYGNSGWNVISYVRTSAAASVDFKVTDFYDDAVQRGYAKDSWYLTSIQAGFEPWSGGKGLGISGFAVTEGGSGSTPVETSAAPTLAPVTPTAAPTTAVPTTTEPSTGTGTGTAKCTATYRVSQSWGSGFIGEVTVKNTGGSATKNWKVDWTWPAGQKVTSSWNASSVQTGTKVAATSLGYNGSVNANGTTQFGMQVDGATATPTLTCSAA, encoded by the coding sequence ATGAAGGCTCGCATCGCACTTGCCGCCAGTGCCCTGGTGGCGGCCGTCGTCGGGGGTGGCATCGCCCTGTCCGCCCCCGCCTCGGCCGTCAACACCACGCTCTGCGACCAGTACGCGTCCACCAAGGTCCAGGGTGGCGAATACATCGTGCAGAACAACGTCTGGGGCACCAGCGCCAGGCAGTGCATCGACGTCACCGACGACGGGTTCACCATCACCCAGCAGGACGGCGTCAACTCCGGTGGCGCCCCGACCGCCTACCCGTCGCTGGTGTGGGGCTGCCACTACAACAACTGCACCAACGGCTTCGAGCCGATCCGGGCCGACACCACCGCGTTCGACGGGCTGGGCTCGAAGTCGTCGCTGAAGTACGTGTCCGGTGGCGTCTGGAACGCCTCGTACGACATCTGGTTCGACCCGACCGCGCGCAAGGACGGTCAGAACACCGGCGCCGAGCTGATGGTCTGGGCCAACCACAACGGCGGCGCCTCGCCGGTCGGTTCCAAGGTCGGCACGGTCACCACCGCCGGCGGCACCTGGGACGTCTGGTACGGCAACAGCGGCTGGAACGTCATCTCGTACGTGCGCACCTCGGCCGCCGCGTCGGTCGACTTCAAGGTGACGGACTTCTACGACGACGCCGTGCAGCGCGGCTACGCCAAGGATTCCTGGTACCTCACCAGCATCCAGGCCGGGTTCGAGCCGTGGAGCGGTGGAAAGGGCCTCGGAATCTCCGGTTTCGCGGTGACCGAGGGTGGTTCCGGTTCCACCCCGGTCGAGACGAGCGCGGCGCCCACCCTCGCGCCGGTGACGCCGACGGCCGCCCCCACGACGGCGGTTCCCACCACGACCGAACCGAGTACGGGTACGGGGACCGGCACGGCCAAGTGCACCGCGACGTACCGGGTCTCGCAGTCGTGGGGCTCCGGCTTCATCGGTGAGGTCACGGTGAAGAACACCGGCGGCAGCGCCACGAAGAACTGGAAGGTCGACTGGACCTGGCCGGCCGGCCAGAAGGTCACCTCGAGCTGGAACGCCAGCTCCGTCCAGACCGGCACGAAGGTGGCCGCGACCAGCCTGGGCTACAACGGCTCGGTGAACGCGAACGGCACCACGCAGTTCGGCATGCAGGTCGACGGGGCCACGGCCACGCCGACGCTGACCTGCAGCGCCGCCTGA
- a CDS encoding PPA1309 family protein: MTDELLEPRSLSVRRVIVELERHVATAGWDAPVRVFALVKTAGALERDPSLANRLPTEVITAAQEDPDHLTAVEQEGLPQASTLEELLHQIAWPESVDGSAVVVERTVLPPEVENQIPDDAEIAAAWIDSHPDRRDVRIGAAVLRTGEYCCAVRARDHDSEDSVAVGPDLAPGLVEAVGATLE, from the coding sequence GTGACTGATGAACTCCTCGAACCCCGCTCACTGTCCGTCCGCCGTGTGATCGTGGAGCTCGAGCGGCACGTGGCGACGGCCGGCTGGGACGCCCCGGTGCGGGTGTTCGCCCTGGTCAAGACCGCGGGGGCGCTGGAGCGCGACCCCTCGCTGGCGAACCGCCTGCCGACCGAGGTGATCACCGCGGCCCAGGAGGACCCCGACCACCTGACCGCTGTCGAGCAGGAGGGCCTGCCCCAGGCGTCCACTCTCGAAGAACTTCTGCACCAGATCGCCTGGCCGGAATCGGTGGACGGTTCCGCCGTGGTGGTGGAGCGCACCGTGCTGCCGCCCGAGGTGGAGAACCAGATCCCCGACGACGCCGAGATCGCGGCCGCCTGGATCGACAGCCACCCCGACCGGCGGGACGTGCGCATCGGGGCCGCGGTGCTGCGCACGGGTGAGTACTGCTGCGCCGTGCGGGCCCGCGACCACGACTCCGAGGACAGCGTGGCGGTCGGGCCCGACCTCGCCCCCGGACTGGTCGAGGCGGTGGGCGCGACCCTGGAGTGA
- a CDS encoding UPF0182 family membrane protein, producing the protein MTYERDPRGPRPVLNKRRRGALAPTLITLGVLIVLGLIASQMWTEVLWYQSVGFTQVYRTELVTKIILFLLGALLMGAVVAVSLIVGYRSRPIYAPVSTEQVGLDRYRESIEPLRRLVGVAVPVVLGLFAGSAASQQWQTVQLWLHRTPFGEKDPQFNLDIGFFVFTLPWLQFLVSFLTAAVFLSAIAALVTHYLYGGLRVQGGGQRLTSAARIHLFVLAGSFLVLRGLDYWLGRYALSVKDSRLITGLTYTDANAGLTSRGVLAGIAVIIALLFIVAAFVERWRLIPLYGTALLVVSAIVIGGIYPAAVQRFQVQPSAQELERAYIDKNIKATRAAYGLDNIKTETYDAQSEADEADLRKSAASIPGIRLQDPSLVGPTFSQLQQIKQYYSFADTLDVDKYEIDGETRDAVVATRELNIDAAPEAQRNWVNDHIVYTHGYGMVAAYGNERTADGRPVFLESSIPTTGKLGEYEPRIYFGENSPNYSIVGAPEGAAPQELDIPDDTAASGQQNYTYTGEGGVKVGSTLRQLLYSIKFQDQNILLSKQVNSESQILYDRTPRERVEKVAPFLTLDGDPYPAVVDGRITWIIDAYTTTSQYPYSRTQTLEDATSDSITATTTAVAALDNTRVNYIRNSVKATVDAYDGSVKLYTWDNDDPILKAWTKVFPNTVEPMSSISADLMSHLRYPEDLFKVQRELLQQYHVTDANAFYSQQDFWTVPDDPTKTQANALQPPYYLTLQMPGTDTTNFSLTSTFIPAGRSRSVLTGFLAVDADAGKEKGKPRDDYGQMRLLQLPKDTVISGPGQVQNSFNSDPDVSYLLNQLQRGNDSSVQRGNLLTLPLANGLLYVQPVYVRGSGSTSYPLLQKVLVSFGDKIGFADDLDGALDQIFGEASTGDDSGDGDGDSGTGGDSGDSGVTTAQQRLQNALDDLQKAFTAGRTAQQNNDWTAYGEAQKDLEEAIQRATAAEAALEAAQTAAGATPSASPSASPSASPAASPSPAASPSNTSGE; encoded by the coding sequence GTGACGTACGAGCGCGACCCCCGAGGCCCACGGCCGGTCCTGAACAAGCGCCGGCGCGGAGCCCTGGCACCAACGCTGATCACCCTCGGGGTGCTCATCGTGCTGGGGCTGATCGCATCGCAGATGTGGACGGAGGTTCTCTGGTACCAGTCGGTCGGCTTCACGCAGGTCTACCGCACCGAACTGGTCACCAAGATCATCCTGTTCCTGCTCGGTGCCCTGCTGATGGGCGCGGTGGTGGCGGTCTCGCTGATCGTCGGCTACCGCAGCCGGCCGATCTACGCGCCGGTGTCCACCGAGCAGGTCGGTCTCGACCGCTACCGCGAGAGCATCGAACCGCTGCGCCGCCTGGTCGGTGTCGCCGTGCCGGTGGTGCTCGGCCTGTTCGCCGGGTCGGCGGCCAGCCAGCAGTGGCAGACCGTGCAGCTGTGGCTGCACCGCACCCCGTTCGGAGAGAAGGACCCGCAGTTCAACCTGGACATCGGGTTCTTCGTGTTCACGCTGCCCTGGCTGCAGTTCCTGGTCAGCTTCCTGACCGCGGCGGTGTTCCTGTCGGCGATCGCCGCACTCGTGACGCACTATCTCTACGGCGGTCTGCGGGTGCAGGGCGGCGGGCAGCGCCTCACCTCGGCCGCCCGCATCCACCTCTTCGTGCTGGCCGGCTCGTTCCTGGTGCTGCGCGGTCTCGACTACTGGCTGGGTCGTTACGCGCTCTCGGTCAAGGACTCGCGGCTCATCACCGGTCTCACCTACACCGACGCGAACGCGGGCCTGACCTCGCGCGGCGTGCTGGCCGGTATCGCCGTGATCATCGCGCTGCTGTTCATCGTGGCCGCGTTCGTCGAGCGCTGGCGCCTGATCCCGCTCTACGGCACCGCCCTGCTGGTGGTCTCCGCGATCGTCATCGGCGGCATCTACCCGGCCGCCGTGCAGCGCTTCCAGGTGCAGCCGAGCGCCCAGGAGCTCGAGCGGGCCTACATCGACAAGAACATCAAGGCCACGCGCGCCGCCTACGGTCTCGACAACATCAAGACCGAGACCTACGACGCGCAGTCCGAGGCCGACGAGGCCGACCTGCGCAAGAGCGCGGCGAGCATCCCGGGCATCCGCCTGCAAGACCCGTCGCTGGTCGGCCCCACGTTCTCGCAGCTGCAGCAGATCAAGCAGTACTACTCGTTCGCGGACACCCTCGACGTCGACAAGTACGAGATCGACGGCGAGACCCGCGACGCCGTGGTCGCCACCCGTGAGCTGAACATCGACGCCGCGCCCGAGGCGCAGCGCAACTGGGTCAACGACCACATCGTCTACACCCACGGCTACGGCATGGTCGCGGCCTACGGCAACGAGCGCACCGCCGACGGCCGCCCGGTGTTCCTGGAGTCGAGCATCCCGACCACCGGCAAGCTGGGTGAGTACGAGCCGCGCATCTACTTCGGTGAGAACTCGCCCAACTACTCGATCGTGGGCGCTCCCGAGGGGGCCGCGCCGCAGGAGCTGGACATCCCCGACGACACGGCGGCGAGCGGCCAGCAGAACTACACCTACACCGGTGAGGGCGGCGTCAAGGTCGGCTCGACGCTGCGCCAGCTGCTCTACTCGATCAAGTTCCAGGACCAGAACATCCTGCTCTCCAAGCAGGTCAACTCCGAGTCCCAGATCCTCTACGACCGCACCCCGCGCGAGCGGGTCGAGAAGGTCGCGCCGTTCCTCACGCTCGACGGCGACCCGTACCCGGCGGTGGTCGACGGCCGGATCACCTGGATCATCGACGCCTACACCACCACCTCGCAGTACCCGTACTCGCGCACCCAGACCCTCGAAGACGCGACGTCCGACTCGATCACGGCGACCACCACGGCCGTCGCGGCCCTCGACAACACCCGGGTCAACTACATCCGGAACTCGGTGAAGGCCACGGTCGACGCCTACGACGGCTCGGTGAAGCTCTACACCTGGGACAACGACGACCCGATCCTGAAGGCCTGGACGAAGGTCTTCCCGAACACGGTCGAGCCGATGAGCAGCATCAGCGCCGACCTGATGTCGCACCTGCGCTACCCCGAAGACCTGTTCAAGGTCCAGCGTGAGCTGCTGCAGCAGTACCACGTGACCGACGCGAACGCGTTCTACTCGCAGCAGGACTTCTGGACGGTTCCCGACGACCCGACCAAGACCCAGGCGAACGCCCTGCAGCCGCCCTACTACCTGACCCTGCAGATGCCGGGCACGGACACCACGAACTTCTCGCTGACGTCCACCTTCATCCCGGCCGGCCGCAGCCGCAGCGTGCTCACCGGCTTCCTGGCGGTGGACGCCGACGCGGGCAAGGAGAAGGGCAAGCCGCGCGACGACTACGGCCAGATGAGACTGCTGCAGCTGCCCAAGGACACGGTGATCTCCGGTCCCGGCCAGGTGCAGAACTCGTTCAACTCCGATCCGGACGTCTCGTACCTGCTCAACCAGCTGCAACGCGGTAACGACAGTTCGGTGCAGCGAGGCAACCTGCTCACCCTGCCGCTGGCCAACGGCCTGCTCTACGTGCAGCCGGTCTATGTGCGGGGCAGCGGCAGCACGTCGTATCCGCTGCTGCAGAAGGTGCTGGTCTCGTTCGGCGACAAGATCGGTTTCGCCGACGACCTGGACGGTGCGCTCGACCAGATCTTCGGTGAGGCCAGCACCGGCGACGACAGCGGCGACGGTGACGGCGACAGCGGCACCGGGGGTGACTCGGGTGACTCCGGGGTGACCACGGCCCAGCAGCGTCTGCAGAACGCCCTGGACGACCTGCAGAAGGCGTTCACGGCCGGCCGCACGGCCCAGCAGAACAACGACTGGACGGCGTACGGCGAGGCGCAGAAGGACCTCGAGGAGGCCATCCAGCGGGCGACCGCGGCCGAGGCCGCTCTGGAGGCGGCCCAGACCGCCGCCGGTGCGACCCCGTCGGCCAGCCCGTCCGCCAGCCCGTCCGCCAGCCCGGCGGCGTCGCCGAGCCCGGCAGCCTCACCCAGCAACACGTCAGGAGAGTGA
- a CDS encoding nucleoside hydrolase, with product MSSLPIHFDCDTGIDDSLALGHLISNPSLDLVGISTVSGNIDAARAARNTLDLLALGGRGDVPVSVGAHDPLAGTYAGGAPEVHGRNGIGDVDLPAAARGPESFSGAEHIVRSARAHQGTLHLVAVGPLTNLALALELEPELPQLVGHVTVMGGAVWCPGNITPHAEANIGNDAEAAHIALTAGWPLTLVPLDVTMTHVLDVTAQDALAARGTTFHRSLAGMLDCYLGFHEKRYGNRVSALHDPMATMLAAGDVTASTVRSTGIAVDTGTGATRGRTAAVEPSEEHPALDVVTGIDDPVGPWLLERLLGIAS from the coding sequence GTGTCCAGCCTGCCGATCCACTTCGACTGCGACACCGGGATCGACGACTCCCTGGCGCTCGGTCACCTGATCTCGAACCCGAGCCTCGACCTGGTCGGCATCAGCACGGTCAGCGGCAACATCGACGCCGCCCGGGCCGCCCGCAACACGCTCGACCTGCTGGCCCTGGGGGGCCGCGGCGACGTCCCGGTGTCCGTCGGCGCCCACGACCCGCTGGCCGGGACCTACGCCGGTGGGGCGCCCGAGGTGCACGGCCGCAACGGCATCGGCGACGTCGACCTGCCCGCCGCGGCCCGGGGCCCGGAGTCGTTCTCCGGTGCGGAGCACATCGTTCGCTCGGCCCGCGCGCACCAGGGCACCCTGCACCTGGTGGCCGTCGGCCCGCTCACCAACCTGGCGCTGGCGCTCGAACTCGAGCCGGAGCTGCCTCAGCTGGTCGGGCACGTCACCGTCATGGGTGGCGCGGTCTGGTGTCCCGGCAACATCACCCCGCACGCCGAGGCCAACATCGGCAACGACGCCGAGGCCGCGCACATCGCGCTGACCGCCGGCTGGCCGCTCACCCTGGTGCCGCTCGACGTCACCATGACGCACGTCCTCGACGTCACCGCCCAGGACGCCCTCGCCGCGCGGGGAACCACCTTCCACCGGTCGCTGGCCGGGATGCTCGACTGCTACCTGGGTTTCCACGAGAAGCGCTACGGCAACCGGGTCTCGGCGCTGCACGACCCGATGGCCACGATGCTGGCGGCGGGTGACGTCACCGCCTCCACCGTGCGTTCGACCGGCATCGCCGTCGACACCGGCACCGGCGCCACCCGCGGTCGCACGGCCGCGGTGGAGCCGAGCGAGGAGCACCCGGCGCTCGACGTCGTCACCGGCATCGACGACCCGGTCGGTCCCTGGCTCCTCGAGCGGCTTCTCGGGATCGCGTCGTAG
- a CDS encoding YlbL family protein, with product MTDQDQTPFREPDRPDRRSGLIDPRTAVMLVACLFAVILSAVVVLLPVKYAILSPGPVLNTLGEVDGKPLISISGHQTYKTSGTLDLTTVSVIGGPDRSVSLAQVFAAWVRGSSAVLPEESVFTPGETQEQSDAENAAEMTSSQENATAAALSTLDIDVPTTLTVAGSDPSSPASKVLKEDDVILGVGGSEVGDLAELRTTLAKTRAGDDVQVRIRRDGRTRTVTTQTTQAEDGDTVLGIYITPDFNFPFDVKIQIEDIGGPSAGMMFALGIIDTLTEGDLTGGKDIAGTGTIDADGTVGPIGGIRQKLVGARNAGADYFLAPADNCNEVVGHVPDGLQVVRVGTLDQARTDVEKIASGDTAGLPACTS from the coding sequence GTGACCGACCAGGACCAGACCCCGTTCCGCGAACCAGACCGGCCGGACCGGCGCTCGGGCCTGATCGACCCGCGCACCGCGGTCATGCTCGTCGCCTGCCTGTTCGCGGTGATCCTCTCGGCGGTGGTCGTGCTGCTGCCGGTGAAGTACGCGATCCTCAGCCCGGGCCCGGTGCTGAACACCCTGGGCGAGGTCGACGGCAAGCCGCTGATCTCGATCTCCGGCCACCAGACCTACAAGACCTCGGGCACGCTCGACCTGACCACGGTCTCGGTGATCGGTGGCCCCGACCGCAGCGTCTCGCTGGCCCAGGTGTTCGCGGCCTGGGTGCGCGGCAGCAGCGCGGTCCTGCCCGAGGAATCGGTGTTCACGCCGGGGGAGACCCAGGAGCAGTCGGACGCCGAGAACGCCGCCGAGATGACCTCGTCGCAGGAGAACGCCACTGCCGCGGCCCTGTCCACGCTCGACATCGATGTGCCCACCACGCTGACCGTGGCCGGCTCCGACCCCTCGTCGCCGGCCTCGAAGGTGCTGAAGGAAGACGACGTGATCCTGGGCGTCGGCGGTTCCGAGGTGGGCGACCTGGCCGAGCTGCGCACCACGCTGGCGAAGACGAGGGCCGGTGACGACGTGCAGGTCCGGATCCGGCGCGACGGCCGGACGCGGACCGTGACCACGCAGACCACCCAGGCGGAGGACGGCGACACGGTGCTGGGCATCTACATCACGCCGGACTTCAACTTCCCGTTCGACGTGAAGATCCAGATCGAGGACATCGGCGGCCCCAGCGCCGGGATGATGTTCGCGCTCGGCATCATCGACACGCTCACCGAGGGCGACCTGACCGGCGGCAAGGACATCGCCGGCACCGGCACGATCGACGCCGACGGCACGGTCGGCCCGATCGGTGGCATCCGGCAGAAGCTGGTGGGGGCCCGCAACGCCGGGGCCGACTACTTCCTGGCCCCGGCCGACAACTGCAACGAGGTCGTCGGGCACGTGCCCGACGGGCTGCAGGTGGTCAGGGTCGGCACCCTCGACCAGGCCCGCACCGACGTCGAGAAGATCGCCTCCGGCGACACGGCCGGGCTCCCCGCCTGCACGTCCTGA
- a CDS encoding NAD-dependent epimerase/dehydratase family protein produces the protein MIAVTGAAGPAGRALVRSLLSRMSETATAGKGPAPTRVIAIDSAERIERLVMPVPTKPDPKPDPKPDPKPDPQPDPKLDPEPGPKADPKEPGDTAPETTVVTGADLAVLPTAPGEKPAESTEEKPRRRSYLPSGLTKREPRPARTDSVPDLGIVPGTDTGVEWRAADISSPDVVTALDQADVVIHLATADDLAEATGTGSPSDRRLRAVRAAQAVSMAAAAVGARRFVAVTSAMVLGARPDNPVPLPDDADCRADSDEGQVGDLLEVERVLERIPRVHPGLAFTLLRPAALVGPGVDTAVTRHFEAPRLLVLRGTGTQWQFCHVDDLAGAIWTVLTREIDGPLTVGAAGSMDESQVETISGMRRLEVPAGLAFSTAERLHRVGALNTPASELAYVVHPWVIGSRRLTEAGWEPLHDNESCLQGLLDDQRRRRAAPSGRRVGGRDAALGAAGAAVALLGTAAIVRQARSRQSKRRRSTLDP, from the coding sequence GTGATCGCCGTCACCGGCGCCGCCGGTCCCGCCGGACGGGCGCTGGTGCGCTCGCTGCTGAGCCGGATGAGTGAAACCGCCACCGCCGGAAAAGGACCCGCCCCGACCCGGGTGATCGCGATCGACTCGGCCGAGCGCATCGAGCGCCTGGTGATGCCCGTCCCCACCAAGCCCGACCCCAAGCCCGACCCCAAGCCCGACCCGAAACCCGACCCCCAGCCTGACCCGAAGCTCGATCCCGAGCCCGGCCCGAAGGCTGATCCGAAAGAACCCGGGGACACCGCACCCGAGACCACCGTCGTCACAGGTGCGGACTTGGCCGTGCTCCCCACCGCACCCGGCGAGAAACCGGCGGAGAGCACCGAGGAGAAACCCCGCCGCCGCTCGTACCTCCCCTCCGGCCTGACCAAACGGGAACCCAGACCGGCCCGCACCGACAGCGTCCCCGATCTCGGCATCGTCCCCGGCACCGACACCGGCGTCGAGTGGCGTGCCGCCGACATCTCCTCGCCCGACGTGGTCACCGCCCTCGACCAGGCCGACGTCGTGATCCACCTGGCCACCGCCGACGACCTGGCCGAGGCGACCGGCACCGGCAGCCCGTCCGACCGCCGGCTGCGCGCGGTCCGCGCCGCCCAGGCCGTGAGCATGGCCGCGGCCGCCGTGGGCGCGCGCCGGTTCGTCGCCGTCACCAGCGCCATGGTGCTCGGCGCCCGCCCCGACAACCCGGTGCCGCTGCCCGACGACGCCGACTGCCGGGCCGACTCCGACGAGGGCCAGGTCGGCGACCTGCTCGAGGTCGAGCGGGTGCTCGAGCGCATCCCCCGGGTGCACCCGGGCCTGGCGTTCACCCTGCTGCGTCCCGCCGCGCTGGTCGGCCCGGGCGTCGACACCGCGGTCACCCGGCACTTCGAGGCGCCGCGTCTGCTGGTGCTGCGCGGCACCGGCACCCAGTGGCAGTTCTGCCACGTCGACGACCTGGCCGGGGCGATCTGGACCGTGCTGACCCGGGAGATCGACGGCCCGCTCACCGTCGGCGCGGCCGGATCCATGGACGAATCACAGGTCGAGACGATCAGCGGCATGCGGCGTCTGGAGGTGCCCGCGGGACTGGCGTTCAGCACCGCCGAGCGCCTGCACCGGGTGGGTGCCCTGAACACCCCGGCGAGCGAACTCGCCTACGTCGTCCACCCCTGGGTCATCGGCTCGCGGAGACTGACCGAGGCGGGCTGGGAACCGTTGCACGACAACGAGTCCTGTCTCCAGGGCCTGCTCGACGACCAGCGCCGCCGGCGGGCCGCCCCGAGCGGTCGCCGGGTGGGTGGCCGCGACGCCGCGCTGGGGGCCGCCGGTGCGGCCGTGGCGTTGCTGGGCACCGCGGCGATCGTGCGGCAGGCCAGGTCGCGTCAGTCCAAACGCCGCCGCTCTACTCTGGACCCGTGA
- a CDS encoding Lrp/AsnC family transcriptional regulator produces MDIEAVDVIDRKIIDQLRIDGRRSFGEIGRYVGLSEGSVRTRYKRLLSLGIVQVVGMPNAPKMGYLEAHLSIRVRGATLASVATALSEMPEVKYVGSCIGSFDLIVDVRFESHQELSAFLSEKVRRVPGIETIETATTLEIMKDTYLWAGFRDPVSRPTRPHPTSGA; encoded by the coding sequence ATGGACATCGAGGCCGTCGACGTGATCGACCGCAAGATCATCGATCAGCTGCGCATCGACGGCCGCCGTTCGTTCGGTGAGATCGGGCGCTACGTCGGGCTTTCCGAGGGCAGCGTGCGCACCCGCTACAAGCGCCTGCTGAGTCTCGGCATCGTGCAGGTGGTCGGCATGCCCAATGCGCCCAAGATGGGCTATCTCGAGGCACACCTGTCGATCCGGGTGCGGGGCGCCACGCTCGCCAGCGTGGCGACCGCCCTCTCGGAGATGCCCGAGGTGAAGTACGTGGGCTCGTGCATCGGGAGCTTCGACCTGATCGTCGACGTGCGTTTCGAGAGCCATCAGGAACTTTCGGCGTTCCTGTCCGAAAAGGTCCGGCGTGTCCCCGGGATCGAGACCATCGAGACGGCCACCACGCTCGAGATCATGAAAGACACCTACCTGTGGGCCGGTTTCCGCGACCCCGTCAGCCGCCCCACCCGACCCCACCCGACCTCAGGTGCCTGA
- a CDS encoding rhodanese-like domain-containing protein has product MSLRHYLRRPPTVTAAEAIRLVAEENALVVDVRRDFEWRRVHIPGAVHMPLEQLPTRCLELPEDRLLIAFCTGGLRSAGAANLLMENGFEAVNMSRGLIDWRSAGGPLSN; this is encoded by the coding sequence ATGAGCCTGCGTCACTATCTGCGCCGCCCGCCGACCGTGACCGCGGCCGAGGCCATCCGCCTCGTCGCCGAGGAGAACGCGCTCGTGGTCGACGTGCGCCGCGACTTCGAGTGGCGTCGGGTGCACATCCCCGGTGCGGTGCACATGCCGCTCGAGCAGTTGCCCACCCGCTGCCTCGAGCTGCCCGAGGACCGGCTGCTCATCGCGTTCTGCACCGGTGGCCTGCGCTCGGCCGGGGCCGCGAACCTGCTCATGGAGAACGGCTTCGAAGCCGTGAACATGAGCCGGGGGCTGATCGACTGGCGCTCGGCCGGCGGGCCACTGAGCAACTGA
- a CDS encoding GNAT family N-acetyltransferase, translating into MNESVLDDPVGESLRGAHSHLARRHGTALRYPDDVSTFVAVPVNPRPQDWDDLAGLLGGGGFADLFSAEATPPDGWPPEFDLDGFQMIGTAAHYATYPDVLTLGPADVPDMLALVEQNQPGPFWARTIAMGTYVGIRDTEGRLVAMAGERLHPPGWIEISAVCTAPEARGKGCATRLVSETAARIVSRGERPLIHVAAANRTAQAIYSKLGFETRREVTFRGFKVPTD; encoded by the coding sequence GTGAACGAGTCGGTCCTCGACGACCCGGTGGGCGAGTCCCTGCGCGGGGCGCACTCCCACCTCGCACGGCGTCACGGCACGGCCCTGCGCTACCCCGACGACGTCTCGACCTTCGTGGCGGTTCCGGTGAACCCGCGCCCGCAGGACTGGGACGACCTGGCCGGACTGCTCGGCGGCGGCGGTTTCGCCGACCTCTTCAGCGCGGAGGCCACTCCCCCGGACGGCTGGCCGCCGGAGTTCGACCTCGACGGCTTCCAGATGATCGGCACCGCCGCCCACTACGCCACGTACCCCGACGTGCTCACCCTGGGCCCGGCCGACGTTCCGGACATGCTCGCCCTGGTCGAGCAGAACCAGCCCGGGCCGTTCTGGGCGCGCACCATCGCGATGGGGACCTACGTCGGCATCCGCGACACCGAGGGGCGGCTGGTCGCGATGGCGGGCGAGCGCCTGCACCCGCCGGGCTGGATCGAGATCAGCGCGGTGTGCACGGCCCCCGAGGCACGGGGGAAGGGCTGTGCGACCCGGCTCGTCAGCGAGACCGCCGCCCGCATCGTGAGCCGGGGCGAGCGTCCGCTGATCCACGTCGCCGCCGCCAACCGCACCGCGCAGGCGATCTACTCGAAACTCGGGTTCGAGACCCGCCGCGAGGTGACGTTCCGCGGGTTCAAGGTGCCCACGGACTGA
- a CDS encoding Lrp/AsnC family transcriptional regulator, whose product MAVDEIDRRLVELLGEDGRRTFTEMASVIGVSEATVRARVQRLTADGTLRIVALCNPLTLGHQSVRLHLTVRGLTPRAVARSLLGLPSIGHVELIAGSHDIYIEGTARDLGQLADLLDELRRTPGVATIDQYVLTRLYKDYSWSGLRNPAGDKSTGSGLAPEPPPARGGTR is encoded by the coding sequence ATGGCGGTCGACGAGATCGACCGGCGCCTGGTCGAACTGCTCGGCGAGGACGGCCGGCGCACCTTCACCGAGATGGCCTCGGTGATCGGGGTGTCCGAGGCGACGGTGCGCGCCCGGGTGCAGCGGCTCACCGCCGACGGCACCCTGCGCATCGTCGCCCTCTGCAACCCGCTCACCCTGGGCCACCAGTCGGTGCGACTCCATCTCACCGTGCGCGGGCTCACCCCGCGCGCGGTGGCCCGCAGCCTGCTCGGGCTGCCCTCGATCGGCCACGTGGAGCTGATCGCGGGCTCGCACGACATCTACATCGAGGGCACCGCCCGGGATCTCGGCCAGCTGGCCGACCTGCTCGACGAACTGCGCCGCACCCCCGGGGTGGCCACGATCGATCAGTACGTGCTCACCCGGCTCTACAAGGACTACTCCTGGTCGGGTCTGCGGAACCCGGCCGGGGACAAGTCGACGGGTTCGGGGCTGGCCCCCGAGCCACCGCCGGCGCGAGGAGGTACCCGGTGA